Proteins encoded within one genomic window of Parolsenella massiliensis:
- a CDS encoding nucleoid-associated protein, which yields MIVRLNKAVLHVLDLDSAVSVLSKAELDLEEKPVKSYVQSICRKVLGSTDCRHGNFGTDNALATKVSRYLHGADEFVPLTAEMASFVFGEIQRADGGKSTDMLVADFMDGDDTRYLGLFLLEGKKAFVHDVSQAGSMVSCDIVRRYGVLPAATQKLASWAIVRADNLEISYVDKPRSIDGQDVLVLPEGLLQCSSEASARETIDCVTEIVEQVAEEHGANAALALSKAKAYVAEQVDEQDSFSRDGLAEKVFEDSEPARKAFETAAEVRHLPERVAVDRRAVAQKRVRCHRIVTDTGIEVSFPAEYGDDPEFIQFSTEENGLISIELKNIGSIENK from the coding sequence ATGATCGTCCGCCTTAACAAGGCCGTCCTGCACGTTCTTGACCTCGACTCCGCCGTGAGCGTGCTGTCGAAGGCCGAGCTCGACCTCGAGGAGAAGCCCGTCAAGTCCTACGTGCAGAGCATCTGTCGCAAGGTCCTGGGCTCCACGGACTGCCGCCACGGCAACTTTGGCACGGACAACGCGCTGGCCACGAAGGTGAGCCGCTACCTCCACGGGGCCGACGAGTTCGTGCCCCTCACGGCCGAGATGGCCAGCTTCGTCTTCGGCGAGATCCAGCGCGCGGACGGCGGCAAGAGCACCGACATGCTCGTCGCGGACTTCATGGACGGAGACGACACTCGCTACCTGGGGCTTTTCCTGCTCGAGGGCAAGAAGGCCTTCGTGCACGACGTGAGCCAGGCCGGCTCCATGGTGAGCTGCGACATCGTGCGTCGCTACGGCGTGCTGCCGGCGGCCACCCAGAAGCTCGCGAGCTGGGCGATCGTCCGCGCGGACAACCTGGAGATCTCCTACGTGGACAAGCCGCGCTCCATCGACGGGCAGGACGTGCTCGTGCTGCCGGAGGGGTTGCTGCAGTGCAGCTCCGAGGCCAGCGCGCGTGAGACGATCGACTGCGTGACCGAGATCGTGGAGCAGGTGGCCGAGGAGCACGGCGCCAACGCGGCGCTGGCGCTGTCGAAGGCGAAGGCCTACGTGGCCGAGCAGGTCGACGAGCAGGACTCCTTCTCGCGCGATGGCTTGGCCGAGAAGGTCTTCGAGGACTCCGAGCCCGCGCGCAAGGCGTTCGAGACAGCCGCCGAGGTGAGGCACCTGCCCGAGCGCGTGGCCGTGGACCGCAGGGCCGTGGCGCAGAAGCGCGTGCGCTGCCACAGGATCGTGACGGACACGGGTATCGAGGTGTCGTTCCCGGCCGAGTACGGCGACGACCCGGAGTTCATCCAGTTCTCGACCGAGGAGAACGGCCTCATCTCGATCGAGCTCAAGAACATCGGCAGCATCGAGAACAAGTAG
- a CDS encoding ElyC/SanA/YdcF family protein, whose amino-acid sequence MGRAGKGGLTAAEEARRLNVIGDYVARRDVPALTRAALAEADVSGGVADVAVLFGGSIVAGGNTFAEAMRAGVARTYVIVGGAGHTTATLRERMRELCPGARFADDAPEADVFSAYLLEQHGLSADLLEPHSTNSGNNVTMLFELLRAHGIEPASAVLIQDATMQRRLGAIARLREPGVRVLNYAAYRVRVVARDGRLAYAEEPAGMWDVDRYRALLMGEVPRLRDDEEGYGSRGAGFIAHVDVPDEVEHAWELLRAAHPGDVRAANPAYAGPRG is encoded by the coding sequence ATGGGACGTGCAGGGAAGGGCGGGCTGACGGCCGCCGAGGAGGCGCGCCGCCTCAACGTGATTGGCGACTACGTGGCACGCCGAGACGTGCCCGCGCTCACGCGCGCGGCGCTTGCCGAGGCGGACGTGAGCGGCGGCGTGGCAGACGTGGCCGTGCTGTTTGGCGGCTCGATCGTGGCCGGTGGCAACACGTTTGCCGAGGCCATGCGCGCGGGCGTGGCCCGTACGTACGTGATCGTGGGAGGGGCGGGCCACACGACGGCCACGCTGCGCGAGCGCATGCGCGAGCTGTGCCCCGGCGCGCGCTTTGCCGACGACGCCCCCGAGGCAGACGTCTTCTCGGCCTATCTTCTCGAGCAGCACGGCCTTTCGGCGGACCTTCTCGAGCCGCACTCGACGAACTCCGGCAACAACGTGACGATGCTGTTTGAGCTGCTACGCGCCCATGGCATCGAGCCCGCGAGCGCCGTGCTCATCCAGGACGCCACGATGCAGCGAAGGCTTGGCGCCATCGCGCGCCTGCGCGAGCCGGGCGTGAGGGTCCTCAACTACGCTGCGTACCGCGTGCGCGTCGTCGCGCGAGACGGACGCCTCGCATATGCCGAGGAGCCCGCGGGCATGTGGGACGTTGACCGCTATCGGGCCCTGCTCATGGGCGAGGTGCCGCGTCTGCGAGACGACGAGGAGGGCTACGGCTCGCGTGGCGCCGGGTTCATCGCCCACGTGGACGTGCCCGACGAGGTGGAGCATGCCTGGGAGCTGCTGCGTGCGGCCCATCCGGGCGACGTCCGCGCGGCAAATCCGGCGTACGCGGGGCCGCGGGGCTAG
- a CDS encoding PTS sugar transporter subunit IIA encodes MANSILLVTHAQFAKGILSSLELVMGDICPTAYISVTTSETIPAIAERIEDALASFDQSQPTVVITDIPGGSTTQAALRVRANHPDVVFVTGLNMGLLLETALLPLVPGDTEGNEALVRQAVNASKEGIGLLADLVPADDGDVDSESDEL; translated from the coding sequence ATGGCAAACAGCATCCTTCTCGTCACCCACGCGCAGTTTGCGAAGGGCATCCTGAGCTCGCTCGAGCTCGTTATGGGAGACATCTGCCCCACGGCGTACATCTCCGTTACGACGTCCGAGACCATCCCCGCGATCGCCGAGCGCATCGAGGACGCTCTGGCCTCCTTTGACCAGTCGCAGCCCACCGTGGTCATCACCGACATTCCAGGCGGCAGCACGACGCAGGCGGCGCTTCGCGTTCGCGCCAACCACCCCGACGTCGTCTTCGTGACCGGCCTCAACATGGGCCTTCTGCTCGAGACTGCGCTGCTGCCACTCGTGCCCGGCGACACGGAAGGCAACGAGGCGCTCGTACGCCAGGCCGTGAACGCCTCCAAGGAGGGGATTGGCCTGCTCGCAGACCTCGTTCCCGCCGACGATGGCGACGTCGACAGCGAGTCAGACGAGCTCTAG
- a CDS encoding ATP-binding domain-containing protein: MSDTNKVQLDTGVDTADVIDAQDAVLVEEQAHLTQIYAKLSAMRDELAAELEHGHEGAAADLRALSDEIRPDFGGAADEVMETLAAIETLNSVIDAYNQYHDFSVDKLRRLLLLLRQPYFAKVRLKMAPGRPARDVYIGAAGMTDERSRPLIVDWRNPVAETYYNQENGQTSYTVNGRTRTVELELRRQFDITRDHLNTYFDTTVAIEDSLLLGALRRHHSEKLKDITATIQREQNEVVRHEDVPALLVNGIAGSGKTSVMLQRIAFLLYRERETLSPSQVHLFGPNAVFEHYIDNVLPSMGEANPQVYTWRDFCEAQGAGGRDLGVDTDPASLEQLEAGMGSLTITVSDLREIRCGDTVLLKANQVEGAVDKFTRFGVGPRFCALVTDDLHDRVSRRIASMARDEELQEEMLGLDVDDQVRFFGETVSPENEQETVALTRRWLEQRYAAAHDEVDRLAWLRLDRIAMRMLGKPSVSASEWLYLRLLVTGRGDTDARYVMIDEVQDYTAAQLMVLARHFSRAHFLMLGDEHQAIREGTASFAQIRELFGRTHGQVDECRLLTSYRSSPEITALFSGLVEHDEPVKLASVHRSGVAPRIEALSDRDAFLDGLRAEVAAAHDAEGLTAVVAADDGAVSWLAKQLGDAVDVIKNDRELPAAGVVLMSLRLAKGLEFDHVIIPDASAETYPDTPLSRRRLYTAVSRAMHEVTLLAQGELTPLVSA, encoded by the coding sequence ATGAGCGACACCAACAAAGTGCAGCTAGACACCGGAGTCGACACCGCAGACGTCATCGATGCGCAAGACGCCGTCCTCGTCGAGGAGCAGGCGCACCTCACCCAGATCTACGCCAAGCTCTCCGCCATGCGAGACGAGCTCGCCGCCGAGCTCGAGCACGGCCACGAGGGCGCCGCCGCGGACCTGCGCGCGCTGTCCGACGAGATCCGCCCTGACTTCGGCGGCGCCGCCGACGAGGTCATGGAGACGCTCGCCGCCATCGAGACGCTCAACTCCGTCATCGACGCCTACAACCAGTACCACGACTTCTCCGTTGACAAGCTCCGCCGCCTGCTGCTGCTCCTGCGCCAGCCCTACTTCGCCAAGGTCCGCCTCAAGATGGCGCCTGGCCGCCCTGCGCGCGACGTCTACATCGGCGCCGCCGGCATGACCGACGAGCGCAGCCGCCCGCTCATCGTGGACTGGCGTAACCCCGTCGCCGAGACGTACTACAACCAGGAGAACGGCCAGACCAGCTACACCGTCAACGGCCGCACGCGCACCGTCGAGCTCGAGCTTCGCCGCCAGTTCGACATCACACGCGACCACCTCAACACCTACTTCGACACCACCGTCGCCATCGAAGACTCGCTTTTGCTCGGCGCCCTTCGCCGTCACCACTCCGAGAAGCTCAAGGACATCACGGCCACAATCCAGCGCGAGCAGAACGAGGTCGTGCGCCACGAGGACGTCCCGGCGCTGCTCGTGAACGGCATCGCCGGCTCGGGCAAGACGTCGGTCATGCTGCAGCGCATCGCCTTCCTTCTCTACCGCGAGCGCGAGACGCTCTCCCCCAGCCAGGTGCACCTCTTCGGCCCCAACGCCGTGTTCGAGCACTACATCGACAACGTCCTGCCCTCCATGGGCGAGGCGAACCCCCAGGTCTACACCTGGCGCGACTTCTGCGAGGCGCAGGGCGCCGGCGGCCGCGACCTGGGCGTGGACACCGATCCGGCCTCCCTCGAGCAGCTCGAGGCGGGCATGGGCTCGCTCACCATCACCGTCTCCGACCTGCGCGAGATTCGCTGCGGAGACACGGTGCTGCTCAAGGCCAACCAGGTCGAGGGCGCCGTGGACAAGTTCACGCGCTTCGGCGTGGGTCCGCGCTTCTGTGCGCTGGTCACCGACGACCTGCACGACCGCGTGAGCCGCCGCATCGCGAGCATGGCCCGCGACGAGGAGCTGCAGGAAGAGATGCTCGGCCTGGACGTGGACGACCAGGTGCGCTTCTTTGGCGAGACGGTCAGCCCCGAGAACGAGCAGGAGACCGTGGCCCTCACGCGCCGCTGGCTCGAGCAGCGCTACGCCGCCGCCCACGACGAGGTCGACCGCCTGGCATGGCTGCGCCTCGACCGCATCGCCATGCGCATGCTGGGCAAGCCCAGCGTGAGCGCCAGCGAATGGCTCTACCTGCGCCTTCTTGTGACCGGTCGCGGCGACACCGACGCGCGCTACGTCATGATCGACGAGGTCCAGGACTACACGGCCGCCCAGCTCATGGTGCTCGCCCGCCACTTCAGCCGCGCGCACTTCCTCATGCTCGGCGACGAGCACCAGGCCATCCGCGAGGGCACGGCGAGCTTTGCCCAGATCCGCGAGCTGTTCGGCCGCACGCACGGGCAGGTCGACGAGTGCCGCCTGCTCACGAGCTACCGCTCGAGCCCAGAGATCACGGCGCTGTTCAGCGGCCTCGTTGAGCACGACGAGCCCGTGAAGCTCGCGAGCGTCCACCGCTCCGGCGTGGCGCCGCGCATCGAGGCGCTCTCAGACCGCGACGCCTTCCTCGATGGCCTGCGCGCCGAGGTCGCGGCGGCCCACGACGCCGAGGGACTCACGGCCGTCGTGGCCGCGGACGACGGCGCCGTGAGCTGGCTCGCCAAGCAGCTCGGGGACGCCGTTGACGTCATCAAGAACGACCGCGAGCTGCCGGCCGCTGGCGTCGTGCTCATGTCGCTGCGCCTGGCGAAGGGCCTCGAGTTCGACCACGTCATCATCCCCGACGCCAGCGCCGAGACCTACCCCGACACCCCGCTCTCCCGCCGCCGCCTCTACACGGCCGTCTCGCGCGCGATGCACGAGGTCACGCTGCTGGCGCAGGGCGAGCTCACCCCGCTTGTCTCGGCATAG
- a CDS encoding histidine phosphatase family protein — MARTLILVRHGKAEKPRLGLADADRALVPGADDALEATYKTTFSLLRSTNSAELWMSPALRARQTAAQVSRALVRSGVKLEATRELPCLLEQDEEAFQTLLEQTPENACIVAVGHIPLMEDELTELTGTDLSFSPGSVAAVRLTDSPRHAASSGELLWFVRGPKVE, encoded by the coding sequence ATGGCTCGCACCCTCATCCTCGTTCGTCACGGCAAGGCAGAGAAGCCCCGCCTCGGCCTCGCAGACGCGGACCGCGCTCTCGTCCCAGGCGCCGACGACGCGCTCGAGGCCACCTACAAGACAACGTTCTCCCTGCTCAGGAGCACAAACTCCGCGGAGCTGTGGATGAGCCCGGCGCTTCGCGCCCGTCAGACGGCAGCCCAGGTGTCGCGCGCGCTCGTGCGCAGCGGCGTCAAGCTCGAGGCCACCCGCGAGCTCCCCTGCCTGCTCGAACAGGACGAGGAAGCGTTCCAGACCCTTCTCGAGCAGACGCCGGAGAACGCCTGCATCGTCGCCGTGGGCCACATCCCGCTCATGGAAGACGAGCTCACCGAGCTCACGGGCACCGACCTCTCGTTCTCGCCGGGATCGGTCGCCGCCGTGCGCCTCACCGACTCGCCGCGCCACGCGGCCTCGTCCGGCGAGCTGCTCTGGTTCGTCCGCGGCCCCAAGGTGGAGTAG
- a CDS encoding YitT family protein: protein MPRQRSKERRTIRTRQRRGELRAVSEETLRDAEVTPHEAEPAYEGASLIQAEKLLSPEEYERSESVIDRRDNTGALKTAVMLNLAVMMAALSYVLFTAPNHLALGGASGLSIVVAGLVPGLPNTVALWAINLICIVVGLALVGRKTVAWSVAASLALSTYVSAFSKLMPVSQSITGDLWIDLMCAVVLTATSAAMAYSVGASTGGTDIIIVALSKLTSLTTGNATLIVNSFSVVGSLLLFDVRTGIYCVIGLLVMTVVVNGVLDGLKQHKVVTVICKQPARAEEFICRELCRTATVSQAWGAYSGNAVTQIMTVLTPKETLRLELFVRELDSSAFITYVNTSQITGRGFRWV from the coding sequence GTGCCAAGGCAGAGAAGCAAGGAACGCCGCACGATTCGCACGAGGCAGAGGCGAGGCGAGCTGCGGGCCGTCTCGGAGGAGACGCTTCGCGATGCCGAGGTGACACCCCACGAGGCAGAGCCCGCCTACGAGGGCGCCTCGCTCATCCAGGCCGAGAAGCTCCTCTCCCCCGAGGAATACGAGAGGAGCGAGAGCGTCATCGACCGGCGCGACAACACCGGTGCCCTCAAGACGGCCGTGATGCTCAACCTCGCCGTCATGATGGCCGCGCTCTCCTACGTTCTCTTCACCGCGCCCAACCACCTGGCGCTCGGCGGCGCCTCCGGTCTCTCGATCGTGGTCGCGGGTCTCGTCCCGGGGCTACCGAACACCGTTGCCCTGTGGGCCATTAACCTCATATGCATCGTGGTGGGGCTTGCTCTGGTTGGGAGAAAGACGGTTGCGTGGAGCGTGGCGGCCTCGCTTGCACTGTCCACGTACGTCTCGGCGTTCTCCAAGCTCATGCCGGTCTCCCAATCGATCACCGGCGACCTGTGGATCGACCTCATGTGCGCCGTCGTGCTCACCGCCACGAGCGCGGCCATGGCCTACAGCGTGGGCGCGTCAACCGGCGGCACGGACATCATCATCGTCGCGCTGTCCAAGCTCACGAGCCTGACCACAGGAAACGCCACCCTCATCGTGAACTCGTTCTCCGTGGTGGGAAGCCTTTTGCTCTTTGACGTGCGCACGGGCATCTACTGCGTGATCGGGTTGCTCGTCATGACCGTCGTAGTGAACGGCGTGCTGGACGGTCTGAAGCAGCACAAGGTGGTGACCGTCATCTGCAAGCAGCCCGCCCGCGCGGAGGAGTTCATCTGCCGCGAGCTGTGCCGCACCGCAACGGTGAGCCAGGCGTGGGGCGCCTACTCCGGCAACGCCGTGACGCAGATCATGACGGTACTCACGCCCAAGGAGACGCTGCGGCTTGAGCTGTTCGTGCGCGAGCTGGACTCCAGCGCCTTCATCACCTACGTGAACACCTCGCAGATCACCGGCCGCGGCTTTCGCTGGGTGTAG
- a CDS encoding GNAT family N-acetyltransferase: MKIRNARPGDLDALLGIYAAARRYMAENGNPTQWADGRPYPDELTHAIEQGSCLVGVDENDAPHFAFMLFAEPDPTYEAIYEGSWPNDARYVTIHRVASDGTGHGVFASIVAHAREHAQALGLHDIRVDTHEDNKTMQHLIAKAGFSYCGIIHLADGDPRLAYQLSF, encoded by the coding sequence TTGAAGATCCGCAACGCAAGGCCCGGCGACCTCGATGCCCTTCTCGGCATCTACGCCGCCGCGCGCCGCTACATGGCCGAGAACGGCAACCCCACCCAGTGGGCCGACGGCCGCCCCTACCCCGACGAGCTCACGCATGCCATCGAGCAGGGGTCGTGCCTCGTGGGCGTGGACGAGAACGACGCCCCGCACTTCGCCTTCATGTTGTTCGCCGAGCCCGACCCCACGTACGAGGCCATCTACGAGGGCTCCTGGCCCAACGACGCCCGCTACGTCACTATCCACCGCGTCGCGAGCGACGGCACGGGGCACGGCGTGTTTGCCAGCATCGTGGCCCATGCGCGCGAGCACGCCCAGGCACTGGGGCTGCACGACATCCGCGTCGACACGCACGAGGATAACAAGACCATGCAGCACCTCATCGCCAAGGCGGGGTTCTCCTACTGCGGCATCATCCACCTGGCCGACGGCGACCCCCGCCTGGCCTACCAGCTCTCGTTCTAG
- a CDS encoding PTS sugar transporter subunit IIB yields the protein MIELLRVDDRLIHGQVAVTWTSHLGADTIVVANDKAAKDTLMQSAFKLAKPPQVVLSIKSVAGAILVINNPKHASRKIFVVCASPKDAACIVAECPEVKHVCLGGVRQAGERKQIAPQVYLDQEEVAALDDIEAHGCKVTLQSVPDQSPMDLAAIKRAFAN from the coding sequence ATGATCGAGCTTCTCCGCGTTGACGACAGGCTCATCCACGGGCAGGTCGCGGTGACCTGGACCTCCCACCTCGGGGCCGACACCATCGTCGTCGCCAACGACAAGGCCGCCAAGGACACCCTGATGCAGTCTGCCTTCAAGCTGGCCAAGCCGCCCCAGGTGGTGCTCTCCATCAAGTCCGTGGCCGGCGCCATCCTCGTGATCAACAACCCCAAGCACGCTTCGCGCAAGATCTTCGTCGTCTGCGCGAGCCCCAAGGATGCCGCCTGCATCGTGGCGGAGTGCCCCGAGGTCAAGCACGTCTGCCTGGGCGGCGTTCGCCAGGCGGGCGAGCGCAAGCAGATCGCCCCGCAGGTCTACCTGGACCAGGAGGAGGTCGCGGCCCTGGACGACATCGAGGCCCACGGCTGCAAGGTGACGCTGCAGTCCGTTCCCGACCAGAGCCCCATGGACCTCGCGGCGATCAAGAGGGCGTTCGCCAACTAG
- a CDS encoding endonuclease/exonuclease/phosphatase family protein yields the protein MRTVAWMLAAATALGVCCQLLPASLSDLPFLPWLASVTPLYAVTAALALTFTFAPRAWRHRRVSRRIIRMVAVAALALEATWLAPLASPSARVSQALETSGATQIRVMTCNVYKGAASAESIVDAVREQHVQVLALQETTADFVEELEAAGIDELLPHSERSSSDGVYGNGVWSAYPLADVATDDIGSSASAMPAGTIEVEREDGSVARVRLVSVHTCSPGPGYWGLWRRSIEEIGVVRGRTAAGDRLGYVLLGDFNATYDHAPFREVLGEGAGALHDAAHEAGQGIVATWPSGAAVPPLCGIDHVVTSGGIAATDLEALPIPGSDHTALLATLTL from the coding sequence ATGAGAACAGTCGCATGGATGCTGGCCGCGGCCACGGCCCTTGGCGTATGCTGCCAGCTGCTTCCCGCCAGCCTCTCTGACCTGCCGTTTCTCCCATGGCTTGCCTCGGTGACGCCCCTGTACGCCGTCACGGCCGCGCTTGCGCTCACGTTCACGTTCGCGCCACGCGCCTGGCGGCATCGCCGCGTGAGTCGCCGGATCATCCGCATGGTCGCCGTCGCCGCGCTTGCGCTCGAGGCCACGTGGCTGGCGCCGCTCGCCTCGCCCTCGGCGCGCGTGAGCCAGGCACTCGAGACCTCGGGCGCCACGCAGATTCGCGTCATGACCTGCAACGTCTACAAGGGAGCCGCCAGCGCCGAGAGCATCGTGGACGCCGTGCGCGAGCAGCACGTGCAGGTGCTCGCCCTGCAGGAGACGACGGCCGACTTCGTCGAGGAGCTCGAGGCGGCCGGCATCGACGAGCTGCTCCCCCACTCCGAGCGCTCCTCGTCCGACGGCGTCTACGGCAACGGTGTGTGGAGCGCCTACCCGCTGGCAGACGTTGCGACCGACGACATCGGCTCGTCCGCCTCGGCCATGCCGGCGGGCACGATCGAGGTCGAGCGCGAGGACGGCTCCGTGGCGCGCGTGCGGCTCGTCTCGGTCCACACGTGCTCGCCGGGCCCGGGCTACTGGGGCCTGTGGCGGCGCAGCATCGAGGAGATCGGCGTCGTTCGCGGGCGCACGGCCGCGGGCGACAGGCTTGGCTACGTCCTTCTCGGTGACTTCAACGCGACGTATGACCACGCGCCCTTCCGCGAGGTGTTAGGCGAGGGCGCAGGCGCGCTCCACGACGCCGCGCACGAGGCGGGCCAGGGCATTGTCGCCACGTGGCCCTCGGGCGCCGCCGTGCCCCCGCTCTGCGGCATCGACCACGTCGTGACGAGCGGCGGCATCGCCGCGACGGACCTCGAGGCGCTCCCCATCCCCGGCTCCGACCACACCGCGCTTCTCGCCACGCTCACGCTGTAG
- a CDS encoding PaaI family thioesterase, with product MTDGNTTTQQALDEQRRLLEQRLPIDFREVRCLGDMELLSVEPRRIRLRTHVADDALNPRGFAHGGWLFTLCDASSGALVFSHGLDCVTQNASINYLHGGWPGDTVDIDVRALHWGRTTIVNEVTLTNQDGRPLAVATMTMYVMH from the coding sequence ATGACTGACGGCAACACGACGACCCAGCAGGCACTCGACGAGCAGAGGAGGCTTCTCGAGCAGCGCCTCCCCATCGACTTTCGCGAGGTACGCTGCCTTGGAGACATGGAGCTCCTGAGCGTGGAGCCGCGCAGAATCCGCCTGCGCACGCACGTTGCCGATGACGCCCTCAACCCGCGCGGCTTTGCCCACGGCGGCTGGCTGTTCACGCTGTGCGACGCCTCGAGCGGCGCGCTCGTGTTCTCGCACGGGCTGGACTGCGTGACGCAGAACGCCTCCATCAACTACCTGCACGGCGGCTGGCCGGGCGACACGGTGGACATCGACGTGCGCGCGCTGCACTGGGGCCGCACGACCATCGTGAACGAGGTCACGCTCACCAACCAGGATGGCCGCCCGCTGGCCGTGGCCACGATGACGATGTACGTGATGCACTAG